Proteins from one Coturnix japonica isolate 7356 chromosome 5, Coturnix japonica 2.1, whole genome shotgun sequence genomic window:
- the HAUS2 gene encoding HAUS augmin-like complex subunit 2 yields the protein MQSDGLRTPGGGWGRSSLSPHHPSPFHTRGAGSRHGSSGSGTRSARRHTHRGRRPAARPSGSLRMAELSWRDSALTVPDSPGSWEDLTEWESWFDETVGNSPWGSDEPTEIETLLEKCVAEGFVSQETLDSACEEFECFVRFAEREKMANVRAEINEKKLETELLQLEMETADIVHPYYLSKKYQLLQDVNRHLEAVLKGKKRLRQRLIKPVCEETLPIKADFHKCVMELLTEAVTFIEKLENHLQTVKMIPQVPTFMKNLDVALTKTEVMVTDLEELTEQILRWREVQKEAYSDSVCNIAELDLGLST from the exons ATGCAGTCAGACGGCCTCCGCACCCCCGGGGGTGGCTGGGGCCGGAGCAGCCTCTCTCCACACCACCCCTCTCCCTTCCACACCCGGGGCGCCGGGAGCCGTCACGGCTCCTCCGGAAGCGGAACCCGGTCAGCCCGCCGTCACACCCACCGTGGTCGGCGGCCCGCGGCCCGGCCTTCCGGGTCGCTCAGGATGGCGGAGCTCAGCTGGAGGGATTCCGCATTAACGGTGCCCGACAGCCCCGGGTCCTGGGAGGATCTGACGGAATGGGAGAGTTGGTTCGACGAGACGGTCGGCAACAGCCCCTGGGGGTCGGACGAGCCCACGGAGATTGAAACCCTGCTGGAGAAATGCGTGGCGGAGGGCTTCGTGAGCCAG GAGACGTTGGACTCGGCCTGTGAAGAATTCGAGTGCTTTGTGAGGTttgcagagagggaaaaaatggcaaACGTTCGAGCAGAAATCAATGAG AAGAAGCTGGAAACTGAACTTCTGCAATTGGAGATGGAGACAGCGGACATAGTTCATCCGTATTATTTAA GTAAAAAGTACCAGCTATTGCAAGATGTGAACAGACACTTGGAAGCAGTtctaaaagggaagaaaagactTCGGCAGAGGCTGATTAAGCCCGTATGTGAAGAAACCCTGCCTATTAAGGCTGATTTCCACAA GTGTGTGATGGAGTTGTTGACTGAGGCTGTGACTTTCATTGAGAAGCTGGAAAACCATTTGCAGACTGTAAAAATGATCCCTCAGGTACCAACTTTCATGAAGAATCTG GACGTTGCTTTGACAAAAACAGAGGTGATGGTGACAGACTTGGAAGAGCTGACCGAGCAAATATTGCGGTGGAGAGAAGTGCAAAAAGAAGCATATTCTGACAGCGTTTGCAATATTGCTGAGTTGGACTTGGGCTTATCTACCtaa